Proteins from a genomic interval of Stenotrophomonas sp. WZN-1:
- a CDS encoding GNAT family protein, whose product MASHSLLFPGLPLHSARLVLSPIRRDDAAALFTLQSDPDVMRWWNHPAWTRQAEAREQIDDDLAAHAIGSQLKLAVRESLEGPLLGICVVFALDRDAARAEIGYLLAPDHQGQGYMHEALQQVLAYLFGTLHLHRVEAEIDPRNAPSAHVLERLGFHREGVLRQRWRIQGQLADSVVYGLLADDDVAATLST is encoded by the coding sequence TTGGCCAGCCACTCGCTGCTGTTCCCCGGCCTGCCGCTGCACAGTGCGCGGCTGGTCCTGAGCCCGATCCGCCGTGACGACGCCGCCGCGCTGTTCACGCTGCAGTCCGACCCGGACGTGATGCGCTGGTGGAACCATCCAGCCTGGACGCGGCAGGCCGAGGCACGCGAACAGATCGACGATGACCTCGCCGCCCATGCCATCGGCTCCCAGCTGAAGCTGGCGGTGCGCGAATCGCTGGAAGGTCCGCTGCTGGGCATCTGCGTGGTATTCGCGCTCGACCGCGATGCGGCGCGCGCCGAGATCGGCTACCTGCTGGCACCCGATCACCAGGGCCAGGGCTACATGCACGAGGCCCTGCAACAGGTACTGGCCTACCTGTTCGGCACCCTGCACCTGCATCGCGTGGAAGCCGAGATCGACCCGCGCAATGCACCCTCTGCGCACGTGCTCGAACGCCTGGGCTTCCACCGCGAGGGCGTGCTGCGCCAACGCTGGCGCATCCAGGGGCAACTGGCCGACTCGGTCGTCTACGGCCTGCTGGCTGATGACGACGTGGCAGCCACCCTGTCTACTTGA
- a CDS encoding S10 family peptidase — MKSLLHTAALCVGLLIAPASALAAPDAEAKPDPKDDKTEAPALPADASARQSMRLAGRTLDYTATVGTLPVRDAKGKVIADVVFTAYTMPGKDRPVTFALNGGPGASSVYLNMGAIGPKVVAFGSEGDSASAPATLHDNPGTWLDFTDLVFIDPVGTGFSRARIGDDEAKKALYNPSADVEYLSRSIYDWLLRNQRMASRKYLAGESYGGYRGPRITHFLQTRLGVAMNGLVLVSPYLSPTLEDNADVSPMAWMQTLPSIAAAHLERQGKLTDAAMREVVEYTRGDYATALMKGRSDPQATEAMLRRVTELTGLDPQFVRRAGGRLETQAYLREVFRDKGTLGSRYDSNVTAFDPFPNDPEQRANDPLLDSIIAPTTTAMVDFVTRVVGWKVDARYQALNYDVNRLWDRNGELRQGAVTQLRQAVAIDPHLQVLIVHGWNDLSCPFMGSILTVDQMPTMGSNPDRVQVRSYPGGHMFYSRADSQAAFRKDVQALFQRN; from the coding sequence ATGAAGTCCCTGCTGCACACTGCCGCGCTCTGCGTCGGCCTGCTCATCGCCCCCGCCAGCGCGCTGGCCGCGCCCGACGCCGAGGCCAAGCCCGATCCGAAAGACGACAAGACGGAGGCACCTGCGCTGCCCGCAGACGCCTCCGCCCGCCAGAGCATGCGCCTGGCCGGCCGCACCCTCGACTACACCGCCACTGTCGGCACCCTGCCGGTACGCGATGCCAAGGGCAAGGTGATCGCCGACGTGGTGTTCACCGCCTACACGATGCCGGGCAAGGACCGGCCGGTGACCTTCGCGCTCAATGGCGGCCCGGGTGCCTCGTCGGTGTACCTCAACATGGGCGCGATCGGGCCCAAGGTGGTGGCCTTCGGCTCCGAAGGTGACAGCGCATCGGCGCCGGCCACCCTGCACGACAACCCGGGCACCTGGCTGGACTTCACCGACCTGGTGTTCATCGATCCGGTGGGTACCGGCTTCAGCCGCGCGCGCATCGGCGACGATGAGGCCAAGAAAGCGCTCTACAACCCCAGCGCCGACGTCGAATACCTGTCGCGCTCGATCTACGACTGGCTGCTGCGCAACCAGCGCATGGCCTCGCGCAAGTACCTGGCCGGCGAGAGCTACGGTGGCTACCGTGGCCCGCGCATCACCCACTTCCTGCAGACCCGGCTGGGCGTGGCGATGAACGGCCTGGTACTGGTTTCGCCCTACCTGAGCCCGACCCTGGAAGACAACGCCGACGTCTCGCCGATGGCGTGGATGCAGACGCTGCCGTCGATCGCCGCGGCGCACCTTGAGCGCCAGGGCAAGCTGACCGATGCGGCGATGCGCGAGGTGGTGGAATACACCCGTGGTGATTACGCCACCGCGTTGATGAAGGGCCGCAGCGATCCGCAGGCTACGGAAGCCATGCTGCGCCGGGTGACCGAGCTGACCGGACTGGACCCGCAGTTCGTGCGCCGCGCTGGCGGGCGCCTGGAAACCCAGGCCTACCTGCGTGAAGTATTCCGCGACAAGGGCACGCTGGGCAGCCGTTACGACTCCAACGTGACCGCATTCGATCCGTTCCCGAACGATCCGGAGCAGCGCGCCAACGATCCGCTGCTGGACAGCATCATCGCGCCGACCACCACGGCGATGGTCGACTTCGTGACGCGCGTGGTCGGCTGGAAGGTGGATGCGCGCTACCAGGCGCTGAACTACGACGTGAACCGGTTGTGGGACCGCAATGGCGAGCTGCGCCAGGGCGCGGTGACCCAGCTGCGCCAGGCGGTGGCGATCGATCCGCATCTGCAGGTGCTGATCGTGCATGGCTGGAATGATCTGTCGTGCCCGTTCATGGGATCGATCCTGACGGTGGACCAGATGCCGACGATGGGCAGCAATCCGGACCGGGTGCAGGTACGCAGCTATCCGGGTGGGCACATGTTCTACAGCCGGGCTGACAGCCAGGCGGCGTTCCGCAAGGATGTGCAGGCGTTGTTCCAGCGTAATTGA
- a CDS encoding CTP synthase has translation MTPLIFVTGGVVSSLGKGIAAASLAAILEARGLKVTMMKLDPYINVDPGTMSPFQHGEVYVTDDGAETDLDLGHYERFVRTRLSRKNSVTTGRIYENVIRKERRGDYLGATVQVIPHITDEIRRCIDEATEGYDVALVEIGGTVGDIESLPFLEAIRQVRTERGPEKALFMHLTLVPYIGAAGELKTKPTQHSVKELRSIGIQPDVLLCRSEQAVPDSERRKIAQFTNVSERAVISVPDVDVLYRIPSGLHAQGLDEIVVNQLKLADKAGPVDLSMWEDAVDATLHPLDEVTIAVVGKYVDHQDAYKSVGEALKHGGLRQRTKVNLKWLEAQDLEGTDMAALADVDGILVPGGFGDRGFEGKVLTSKFAREQHVPYFGICYGMQAAVVDYARNVVGLEGANSTENDRQSPNPVIGLITEWRTATGDVEKRDDKSDLGGTMRLGLQEQRLKPGTLARELYGKDVVAERHRHRYEFNNRYRTQLEDAGLVIAGKSMDDTLVEVVELPRDAHPWFLACQAHPEFLSTPRDGHPLFIGFIRAARERKAGGKLLQEARA, from the coding sequence ATGACTCCCTTGATTTTCGTAACCGGCGGCGTGGTGTCCTCGCTCGGCAAAGGCATTGCCGCCGCGTCGCTGGCCGCCATTCTCGAAGCCCGTGGCCTGAAGGTCACGATGATGAAGCTCGACCCGTACATCAACGTCGACCCGGGCACCATGAGCCCGTTCCAGCACGGTGAGGTCTATGTCACCGACGACGGCGCCGAGACCGACCTCGACCTTGGCCACTACGAGCGCTTCGTGCGCACCCGCCTGAGCCGCAAGAACTCGGTCACCACCGGCCGCATCTACGAGAACGTGATCCGCAAGGAGCGCCGCGGTGACTACCTGGGCGCGACCGTGCAGGTCATCCCGCACATCACCGACGAGATCCGCCGCTGCATCGACGAAGCCACCGAAGGCTACGACGTGGCACTGGTCGAGATCGGCGGTACCGTCGGCGATATCGAATCGCTGCCGTTCCTGGAAGCGATCCGCCAGGTGCGCACCGAGCGTGGCCCGGAGAAGGCGCTGTTCATGCACCTCACCCTGGTGCCGTACATCGGCGCCGCCGGTGAGCTGAAGACCAAGCCGACCCAGCACTCGGTGAAGGAACTGCGCTCGATCGGCATCCAGCCGGACGTGCTGCTGTGCCGTTCCGAGCAGGCGGTGCCGGATTCGGAGCGCCGCAAGATCGCCCAGTTCACCAACGTTTCCGAGCGCGCGGTGATCAGCGTGCCGGACGTGGACGTGCTGTACCGCATTCCGTCGGGCCTGCATGCGCAGGGCCTGGACGAGATCGTGGTCAATCAGCTGAAGCTGGCCGACAAGGCCGGCCCGGTCGATCTGTCGATGTGGGAGGACGCGGTCGATGCGACCCTGCACCCGCTGGACGAAGTGACCATCGCCGTGGTCGGCAAGTACGTCGATCACCAGGATGCCTACAAGTCGGTGGGCGAAGCGCTCAAGCACGGCGGCCTGCGCCAGCGCACCAAGGTCAACCTGAAGTGGCTGGAAGCACAGGACCTGGAAGGCACCGACATGGCCGCGCTGGCCGATGTCGACGGCATCCTGGTGCCGGGCGGCTTCGGTGACCGTGGTTTCGAAGGCAAGGTGCTGACCTCGAAGTTCGCCCGCGAGCAGCACGTGCCGTACTTCGGTATCTGCTATGGCATGCAGGCGGCCGTCGTCGATTACGCACGCAACGTGGTCGGCCTGGAAGGCGCCAACAGCACCGAGAACGATCGCCAGTCGCCGAACCCGGTGATCGGCCTGATCACCGAATGGCGCACCGCTACCGGCGACGTCGAAAAGCGTGACGACAAGAGCGACCTGGGTGGCACCATGCGCCTGGGCCTGCAGGAGCAGCGCCTGAAGCCGGGCACGCTGGCCCGTGAGCTGTACGGCAAGGACGTGGTGGCCGAGCGCCATCGCCACCGTTACGAGTTCAACAACCGCTACCGTACCCAACTGGAAGATGCGGGCCTGGTGATTGCCGGCAAGTCGATGGACGACACCCTGGTGGAAGTGGTCGAGCTGCCGCGCGATGCGCATCCGTGGTTCCTGGCCTGCCAGGCGCATCCGGAATTCCTGTCCACGCCGCGTGACGGCCACCCGCTGTTCATCGGTTTCATCCGTGCCGCGCGCGAGCGCAAGGCCGGTGGCAAGCTGCTGCAGGAAGCCCGCGCCTGA
- the parE gene encoding DNA topoisomerase IV subunit B, translating to MNARYNAADIEVLSGLDPVKRRPGMYTDTARPNHLAQEVIDNSVDEALAGHARSIEITLYKDGSVEVSDDGRGMPVDIHPEEKIPGVELILTRLHAGGKFSNNNYTFSGGLHGVGVSVVNALSTLVEVHIKREGAEHRITFRNGDRATPLEVVGTVGKKNTGTRVRFWPDPKYFDTPKFAVRALKHLLRAKAVLCPGLTVKLTDEATGEVDTWYYEDGLRDYLKLELGERESLPADLFVGNLKKDTEVVDWAVAWLPEGELVQESYVNLIPTAQHGTHVNGLRTGLTEALREFCDFRNLLPRGVKLAPEDVWDRVSFVLSLKMTDPQFSGQTKERLSSRQAAGFVEGAAHDAFSLLLNQNVELGEKIAQIAIERASARLKTEKLVVRKKVTQGPALPGKLADCISQDLSRTELFLVEGDSAGGSAKQARDKDFQAIMPLRGKILNTWEVSSNSVLASEEVHNLAIAIGCDPGKDDITGLRYGKVIILADADSDGLHIATLLTALFLKHFPALVDAGHVFVAMPPLFRIDVGKQVFYALDEEEKRSMLDKIEREKIKGAINVTRFKGLGEMNPPQLRESTIHPDTRRLVQLTVDDGEQTRSLMDMLLAKKRASDRKGWLESKGDLASLEV from the coding sequence ATGAACGCCCGCTATAACGCCGCCGATATTGAAGTCCTGTCCGGCCTTGACCCGGTCAAGCGCCGTCCCGGCATGTATACCGACACCGCGCGCCCGAACCACCTGGCGCAGGAAGTGATCGACAACTCGGTGGACGAGGCCCTCGCCGGCCACGCCCGCTCGATCGAGATCACCCTGTACAAGGACGGCAGCGTGGAGGTCAGCGATGACGGCCGCGGCATGCCGGTGGACATCCATCCGGAAGAGAAGATCCCGGGCGTCGAACTGATCCTCACCCGCCTGCATGCAGGCGGCAAGTTCAGCAACAACAACTACACCTTCTCCGGCGGCCTGCACGGCGTCGGCGTCAGCGTGGTCAACGCGCTGTCGACCCTGGTGGAAGTGCACATCAAGCGCGAAGGTGCCGAACACCGCATCACCTTCCGCAATGGCGACCGCGCCACGCCACTGGAAGTGGTCGGCACCGTCGGCAAGAAGAACACCGGTACCCGCGTGCGCTTCTGGCCGGACCCGAAGTACTTCGATACGCCGAAGTTCGCGGTGCGCGCGTTGAAGCACCTGCTGCGCGCCAAGGCCGTGCTGTGCCCGGGCCTGACCGTCAAGCTGACCGACGAAGCCACCGGTGAAGTCGATACCTGGTACTACGAAGACGGCCTGCGCGATTACCTGAAGCTGGAACTGGGCGAGCGCGAATCGCTGCCGGCCGACCTGTTCGTCGGCAACCTGAAGAAGGACACTGAAGTGGTGGACTGGGCCGTGGCCTGGCTGCCGGAGGGTGAGCTGGTCCAGGAAAGCTATGTCAACCTGATTCCAACCGCCCAGCATGGCACCCACGTCAACGGCCTGCGTACCGGCCTGACCGAGGCGCTGCGCGAGTTCTGCGATTTCCGCAACCTGCTGCCGCGCGGCGTCAAGCTGGCCCCGGAAGACGTGTGGGACCGTGTGTCGTTCGTGCTGTCGCTGAAGATGACCGACCCACAGTTCAGCGGCCAGACCAAGGAGCGCCTCTCCTCGCGCCAGGCCGCCGGCTTTGTCGAGGGTGCCGCGCACGATGCCTTCAGCCTGCTGTTGAACCAGAACGTGGAACTGGGCGAGAAGATCGCGCAGATCGCCATCGAGCGTGCCAGTGCGCGCCTGAAGACCGAGAAGCTGGTCGTCCGCAAGAAGGTCACGCAGGGCCCGGCCCTGCCCGGCAAGCTGGCCGACTGCATCAGCCAGGACCTGTCACGCACTGAGCTGTTCCTGGTGGAAGGTGACTCGGCAGGTGGCAGCGCCAAGCAGGCACGGGACAAGGATTTCCAGGCAATCATGCCGTTGCGCGGCAAGATCCTGAACACCTGGGAAGTCTCGTCCAACAGCGTGCTGGCCTCGGAAGAAGTGCACAACCTGGCCATCGCCATCGGTTGCGATCCCGGCAAGGACGACATCACCGGCCTGCGCTACGGCAAGGTCATCATCCTGGCCGACGCGGACTCCGACGGCCTGCACATCGCGACCCTGCTGACCGCACTGTTCCTGAAGCACTTCCCGGCGCTGGTCGATGCCGGCCACGTGTTCGTGGCAATGCCGCCGCTGTTCCGCATCGACGTGGGCAAGCAGGTGTTCTACGCCCTGGACGAGGAAGAAAAGCGCTCGATGCTGGACAAGATCGAGCGCGAGAAGATCAAGGGCGCGATCAACGTCACCCGCTTCAAGGGCCTGGGCGAGATGAATCCGCCACAGCTGCGTGAATCGACCATCCACCCCGACACCCGCCGCCTGGTGCAGCTGACCGTGGACGATGGCGAGCAGACCCGTTCACTGATGGACATGCTGCTGGCCAAGAAGCGCGCGTCCGACCGCAAGGGCTGGCTGGAGTCGAAGGGCGATCTGGCTTCGCTGGAGGTCTGA